A genomic window from Ruminiclostridium cellulolyticum H10 includes:
- a CDS encoding phage baseplate assembly protein V — MSEGINISNFTEYIQRDEKVLGVMIGVVIKNDSANDSQKPGLGLVKLQIPLLGMKESNWARIASFMAGKERGAFFLPEVGDEVLVAFENGDVNKPFIIGALWNGKDTPPEKNSDGKNNIRVIKSRSGHIFEFSDKSGEERILLKSSKGHIVQIDDKSGAESIQIIDKSGSNKLTISTKDNKITINSGNIEFSAPNGKLSINAKDIEIKSSAATKIEASAGIDIKASSNMTIKGATVNIN; from the coding sequence ATGAGTGAAGGAATCAATATTTCTAATTTTACTGAATATATCCAAAGAGATGAAAAAGTTTTAGGTGTCATGATTGGAGTTGTCATAAAGAATGATTCCGCAAATGATTCACAAAAACCGGGGCTGGGACTTGTTAAGTTACAGATTCCGTTGCTTGGGATGAAAGAGTCAAATTGGGCCAGAATTGCATCCTTTATGGCCGGAAAAGAAAGAGGGGCTTTTTTTCTTCCTGAAGTGGGTGACGAGGTACTTGTTGCATTTGAAAACGGGGACGTCAACAAGCCATTTATTATCGGAGCTTTATGGAATGGAAAAGACACACCTCCTGAAAAAAACAGTGATGGAAAAAATAACATCAGAGTTATAAAGTCCCGCAGCGGACATATATTCGAGTTTTCTGATAAAAGCGGTGAAGAAAGAATTTTATTGAAATCATCAAAAGGACATATTGTTCAAATTGATGACAAAAGCGGAGCTGAGAGTATACAAATTATAGATAAATCAGGCAGTAACAAACTTACTATCAGTACAAAAGATAATAAAATAACTATAAATTCAGGAAATATTGAATTTTCGGCACCTAACGGAAAACTTTCAATAAATGCAAAAGATATAGAAATAAAATCCTCGGCAGCCACAAAAATTGAAGCTTCAGCCGGAATTGACATAAAGGCATCCTCTAATATGACAATTAAAGGAGCTACTGTTAACATAAACTGA